The DNA region TCTACAAGGACTGGGGTACCGGTCAGCCGATCGTGTTCAGCCACGGCTGGCCGTTGTCCTCCGATGACTGGGACAACCAGATGCTCTTCTTCCTGCAGCAGGGCTACCGGGTGATCGCTCACGACCGGCGCGGTCACGGACGCTCCACCCAGACGCCCGGCGGCCACGACATCGACCACTACGCCGACGATCTCGCCTCGCTGACGGCACACCTCGACCTGCGCGACGCCATCCACGTCGGGCACTCCACCGGTGGCGGCGAGGTCGTCCGCTACGTCGCCCGGCATGAAGATCGGGTGGCCAAGGCCGCGATCATCAGTGCGGTGCCGCCGTTGATGGTGCAGACGGACGCCAACCCGGAAGGCCTGCCCAAGAGCGTGTTCGACGACCTGCAGGCACAGCTGGCGGCGAACCGCTCGGAGTTCTACCGCGCACTGCCGGCGGGACCCTTCTACGGTTTCAACCGCGCCGGTGTGGAGTCCTCGGAAGCGATCATCGAGAACTGGTGGCGTCAGGGCATGATGGGCGACGCCCTGTCGCACTACGACGGCATCGTCGCGTTCTCCCAGACCGACTTCACCGAGGACCTGAAGAAGATCACCGTTCCGGTGCTGGTGATGCACAGCGAAGACGACCAGATCGTGCCCTACGTCGCTTCGGGCCCCAAGTCCGCAGAGCTGCTGCAAAACGGAATCATGAAGACCTATCAGGGATTTCCGCACGGCATGCCCACGACGCGCGCGGACGTGATCAACGCCGATCTGCTGGCGTTCCTGAAGTCGTAGCACTTACGACATGAGAAAGGGGCACCCCATGGGAAGGGTGCCCCTTTCTTGGTCCAGGTGTCAGCGGACTTCTACGAAGTAGACCTTGCCGACTTCCTGCAGGACGCGATCGGTCTTGTTGCGGTTGTCACCTTGGCGCCCGGGCTTGTCGACATATTCGCGGATCGGGGGACCGGGCCGCACCGAGACCACGTTGGACTCCGCCAACGGGGCGCTGCTCTGCTTCTTGACGATGACGCGGTGGCCCTGAGCCTCGAGTTGGCTGATGGTCTGGCTGGCATCTCCGCCACCGCTGGGTGCTGCGAGTGCGGGGGTGGCCAGTCCGAGCACAACGGTCGACAGTGCTGCTGCGGCGGTGGTGGCGATAGTGAATTTCTTCATGGTTCTGCTCTTCCCTGTGTCGGGTCGGAGCCGTGGAGCGAATCACGCGGTTCTGACGTTCCTGGCTGATCTTGTGGATCTGAAGGCCTAAACCAGCAGGTCAGGGGATAAATTCCGGTGGCGGGAATCTCGCGGCTGATGGCGGGAACCTGTCGCCGGCAAGCTCAGAGTGCGGTTGCCGCGAGGTCGACACAGCCGAGGTACGGAGCGGCGATGCTGCCCATCCACAACCGGCCTTCGCTCTCGGCCACGCTGGTCACCATGCTGAACGACGGGTGCGTGGTGCGTACGCCGGCGACCGTGTCACCGTGGTCAGGGTCGAACGCGACGATCCAGACGACCGCCTCCGGTTTCGGCTGCAGCGGTTTGGGCAGGTTCCACACCAGCTTGCGCAGCAACGGCGGACCGGCGGCGAGTCGGTCCGCCACCGGGTTGGCGGGGGTGACCATCGCACACCAGATACGCCCGTCGGCGCCGGTGGACAGGTTGTCGGGCATCGCGGGGAGGTTCACCGCCAGCGGTGTCACCGATCCGGTGCGCGGCCCGGTCAGCCAGTACTTCGACAGCTGACGGCCTTGTGTCTCGGCGATCACCAGGGCCGAACCGTCTGCAGTCGGGGTGAGGCCGTTGGCGAAGTACAGTCCGTCGACGACGGTGGTGACCGTCCCGTCGGGATCGAGCCGATGGAGGTTGCCGCGCGGGCGGGCCTCCAGGATCGCGCCGAGGTAGTCACCGACTGTGAACGCTGTGGTGGACTCGGTGAAATAGATTGTGCCGTCGGCTGTTTCGGTGACATTGGAGCAGAACTTCAGCGAGCGCCCGGCTATCGAGTCGATCAACGTCTCGAATCGGCCGGTGGTGGTGTCCATGGCGAGCAGCCCCTTGGGGCTGTCACACACCAGCAGTCGGCCGTCCCGGGCGAACGTCAAGCCCAGCGGCCGGCCCCCGGTGTTGCCGACGACCTCGGGTCGGCTGCCGTCGGGTTGCAACCGCACGATCCCGCCGTCGAGGGCGCCCGTCCACAAAGCTCCGTCGGCGTCGACGACCACATCTTCGGGTTCGCCGCCGGGAACCGGGACGAGCGTGATGTCGGCGGGCGGGAGGTCGGGCAGCGGGTCGACAGGCGGCGCCTGCCACCGCACGGGATCGATCGACGGTTTGGGCACGCCGCCAGTCTCGCCGAAACGGTATTCCACGCGGTGACTTCTCGTGATCTCGCGCGTGGAATACCGTTTCGGCGGAGGGTTTACATCCGGCGGCTGGCTTCGGTCAGCACGCCGTGCAGGATGTCGTAGATCGCGTCGAACTCCTTCTGCCCGCTGATCAGCGGCGGGGCCAGCTGCACCACCGGGTCGCCGCGGTCGTCGGCGCGGCAGTACAGCCCCGCCTCGAAGAGCGCGGGTGTCAGGAAGCCGCGCAGCAGCCGCTCGCACTCGTCGTCGTCGAAGGTCTCCTTGGTGGCCTTGTCCTTGACGAGTTCGATGCCGTAGAAGAAGCCTTCGCCGCGGACGTCGCCGACGATCGGGATGTCGTAGAGCTTGTCCAGCGTCGCCTTGAACGCCGAGGCGTTCTGCTTGACGTGGTCGTTGATCCCTTCACGCTCGAAGATGTCGAGGTTGGCCAGCGCCACGGCCGCCGACACCGGGTGACCGCCGAAGGTGTAGCCGTGCCC from Mycobacterium sp. DL includes:
- a CDS encoding SMP-30/gluconolactonase/LRE family protein; the protein is MPKPSIDPVRWQAPPVDPLPDLPPADITLVPVPGGEPEDVVVDADGALWTGALDGGIVRLQPDGSRPEVVGNTGGRPLGLTFARDGRLLVCDSPKGLLAMDTTTGRFETLIDSIAGRSLKFCSNVTETADGTIYFTESTTAFTVGDYLGAILEARPRGNLHRLDPDGTVTTVVDGLYFANGLTPTADGSALVIAETQGRQLSKYWLTGPRTGSVTPLAVNLPAMPDNLSTGADGRIWCAMVTPANPVADRLAAGPPLLRKLVWNLPKPLQPKPEAVVWIVAFDPDHGDTVAGVRTTHPSFSMVTSVAESEGRLWMGSIAAPYLGCVDLAATAL
- a CDS encoding alpha/beta hydrolase; the protein is MSIHTTPDGTDIFYKDWGTGQPIVFSHGWPLSSDDWDNQMLFFLQQGYRVIAHDRRGHGRSTQTPGGHDIDHYADDLASLTAHLDLRDAIHVGHSTGGGEVVRYVARHEDRVAKAAIISAVPPLMVQTDANPEGLPKSVFDDLQAQLAANRSEFYRALPAGPFYGFNRAGVESSEAIIENWWRQGMMGDALSHYDGIVAFSQTDFTEDLKKITVPVLVMHSEDDQIVPYVASGPKSAELLQNGIMKTYQGFPHGMPTTRADVINADLLAFLKS